The following are encoded in a window of Roseimaritima ulvae genomic DNA:
- the argS gene encoding arginine--tRNA ligase, translated as MQISTLLKQRLATALSKLTDDTDELAQMVRTTQDPRFGDYQANCAMPLKQRLGQPPRQIAEQIIEHLDVGDICEPPEIAGPGFINFRLRQDWLAKSTTALLSDDRLGVDAPASPRTLLIDFSSPNVAKPMHVGHIRSTVIGDALTRTFRFLGHNVITDNHLGDWGTQFGMIIYGYKHFVDQAAFEAGPVAELVRLYRIVNSLIDYHNAVAELSHAQASATLLRKEADAAAEMAQEMAAKPQAKKLKKAADSAARKATAAAAQVRSLQAKIDAVEADPQLAGRAAEHPGIANAVLTETAKLHQGDAENRQLWDRFLPHCKDEINRVYQRLNIEFDHTLGESFYHPMLADVVDELKQAGLARDSEGAVCVFLPQFDAPMIVQKKDGAFLYGTTDLATLKYRDEQFKPDEILYVVDSRQSDHFEKLFAIAPQMGLGHITLRHVNFGTVLGEDGKPLKTRSGANAGLEGLLDDAVAAAMDAVCDPQRTAKLDPPLSETERQRIASVIGHGAIKYADLAHHRTSDYRFSLKKMVALEGNTIAYLQYAYARTQGILRVGGSSEQAVCEAAAEIQPIEPAERALCVALLRFPEALQQVADDYAPSALVDYLYDTARKYMVFNDNCHVWKAEDEQTKASRLSLVVATNRIIRGGLSLLGIEVVDRM; from the coding sequence ATGCAGATTTCGACGCTGCTGAAACAGCGATTGGCCACTGCGCTGTCCAAGTTGACCGACGACACGGACGAACTGGCCCAAATGGTTCGGACCACGCAGGATCCCCGCTTCGGCGACTACCAAGCCAATTGTGCGATGCCGCTGAAGCAACGCCTGGGGCAACCGCCACGGCAGATCGCCGAACAGATCATTGAGCACCTCGACGTTGGCGATATTTGTGAGCCGCCCGAGATCGCCGGTCCCGGCTTCATCAACTTTCGTCTCCGCCAGGATTGGCTGGCCAAGTCCACCACGGCCCTGCTCTCGGACGACCGATTGGGCGTCGACGCGCCGGCTTCGCCGCGCACCCTGCTGATTGATTTCTCTTCGCCGAACGTTGCCAAGCCGATGCACGTCGGGCACATCCGCTCGACCGTCATCGGCGACGCCCTGACCCGCACCTTCCGGTTTCTCGGCCACAACGTGATCACCGATAATCATCTCGGCGACTGGGGCACGCAGTTCGGGATGATCATCTACGGCTACAAACATTTCGTCGATCAGGCGGCCTTCGAAGCCGGTCCGGTCGCCGAACTGGTGCGTTTGTACCGCATCGTCAACAGCTTGATCGACTACCACAACGCCGTGGCGGAACTTTCGCACGCTCAAGCTTCGGCGACGCTGCTCCGCAAGGAAGCCGACGCGGCAGCGGAAATGGCTCAGGAAATGGCCGCTAAGCCGCAAGCGAAAAAACTCAAAAAAGCTGCCGACAGCGCGGCCCGCAAAGCGACCGCGGCCGCCGCACAGGTCCGCTCACTGCAAGCCAAAATCGACGCCGTCGAAGCCGACCCCCAACTCGCCGGGCGGGCTGCCGAGCACCCCGGCATCGCCAACGCCGTGCTGACCGAGACCGCCAAGCTGCATCAGGGCGATGCCGAAAACCGTCAGCTCTGGGATCGCTTTCTGCCCCACTGCAAGGACGAAATCAATCGCGTCTATCAGCGGCTAAATATCGAATTTGATCACACCCTGGGCGAAAGCTTTTACCATCCCATGCTGGCCGACGTGGTTGATGAATTAAAGCAAGCCGGTCTGGCACGTGACAGCGAAGGCGCGGTGTGCGTGTTCTTGCCACAGTTCGACGCCCCCATGATCGTGCAGAAAAAAGACGGGGCCTTCCTGTACGGGACCACCGACCTGGCCACGCTGAAGTATCGCGACGAACAGTTCAAGCCCGACGAGATCCTGTACGTCGTCGATTCCCGGCAAAGCGACCACTTTGAAAAACTGTTCGCCATCGCCCCGCAAATGGGCTTGGGACACATCACGCTGCGGCACGTCAATTTCGGGACCGTGCTGGGCGAAGACGGTAAGCCGCTGAAGACCCGCTCCGGCGCCAACGCTGGTTTGGAAGGGCTGCTGGACGATGCCGTCGCGGCGGCGATGGACGCCGTCTGTGATCCGCAGCGAACGGCCAAACTGGATCCTCCGTTAAGCGAAACGGAACGGCAGCGAATTGCCAGTGTGATCGGGCACGGTGCCATCAAGTATGCCGACCTGGCGCATCACCGCACCAGCGACTACCGCTTCAGCTTGAAAAAGATGGTCGCCCTGGAAGGCAATACGATCGCTTACCTGCAGTACGCCTACGCCCGTACCCAAGGCATTCTGCGGGTGGGTGGCAGCAGCGAACAAGCGGTCTGTGAAGCCGCCGCGGAGATCCAGCCCATCGAGCCTGCGGAGCGAGCGCTCTGCGTGGCGCTGTTGCGGTTTCCCGAAGCCCTGCAGCAGGTGGCCGACGATTACGCGCCCAGCGCTCTGGTCGATTACCTCTACGACACCGCCCGCAAGTACATGGTGTTCAACGACAATTGCCATGTCTGGAAAGCGGAAGACGAGCAGACCAAGGCGTCGCGGTTGTCCCTGGTCGTGGCCACCAATCGCATCATCCGCGGCGGCCTATCGCTGCTAGGCATCGAAGTCGTCGACCGCATGTAA
- a CDS encoding thioredoxin family protein: MRSTILTIAGFLLLSAPSVRAEIPWNEDLRAAHQQAEQQGKLLLLHFYTDNCHWCDKLEDGAFQSPQLAAAIGPHYVPVKIHAGKNPTLAKTFKVSRFPTDVIVSTDGTVLAHGVSPQATTEYVGMLARYSGQAPASAQPMHPAAAGTQIAGNPAAATMPQAAAPANATYPAATPYANMAPHGGPAPQINQFAMQTQRPAQTNPYAPQAPTLPAHSGFAAAPAPTAPAPAAPHTAAPSPAGPSAAQLSLPMGNLAAAPAAAPAGGGFAMPPSMPSGVPAQTVGHRTEGMMLQQPAQIAAPQPAAPEFAAPENAAPELAAPKQAEADLAAANAHQPPPLAMQGYCPVAVLDQGEWVAGDPQNGLIHLGQLYLFSSPEAMDKFRQDPEVYTPVMNGMDVVLFFEERRLVQGSREWGVTDPEFNRMFFFANEETMNHFNREHARYTRSAMDITRQAAMEANATKR; encoded by the coding sequence ATGCGATCTACGATTCTGACAATTGCCGGTTTCCTGTTGCTCTCCGCACCCTCGGTCCGGGCGGAAATCCCCTGGAACGAAGACCTGCGAGCGGCTCACCAACAGGCCGAGCAGCAGGGCAAACTGCTACTGCTGCACTTCTACACCGATAATTGCCACTGGTGCGACAAGCTGGAAGACGGCGCTTTCCAATCGCCGCAGCTGGCCGCCGCGATCGGCCCCCATTATGTGCCGGTCAAAATCCATGCCGGCAAAAATCCCACGCTCGCCAAAACCTTCAAAGTCAGCCGCTTTCCCACCGACGTGATCGTGTCGACCGATGGCACCGTGCTGGCTCACGGCGTCAGCCCCCAAGCGACGACCGAGTACGTCGGCATGCTGGCCCGCTACTCCGGGCAAGCTCCCGCATCCGCACAGCCCATGCACCCCGCGGCCGCCGGCACTCAGATCGCCGGCAACCCCGCCGCTGCGACGATGCCCCAGGCAGCCGCCCCGGCCAACGCTACCTACCCCGCCGCCACGCCCTACGCGAATATGGCTCCCCACGGCGGACCGGCTCCGCAGATCAATCAGTTTGCCATGCAAACCCAGCGTCCGGCCCAAACCAACCCGTACGCTCCCCAAGCCCCGACTCTGCCCGCGCATAGCGGCTTCGCTGCCGCACCGGCTCCGACCGCCCCAGCACCAGCGGCTCCTCACACAGCCGCCCCGTCGCCGGCCGGACCCTCAGCCGCTCAGCTGTCGCTGCCCATGGGGAACCTCGCCGCGGCCCCAGCCGCAGCGCCCGCTGGCGGCGGATTTGCGATGCCGCCATCCATGCCATCGGGCGTACCGGCTCAAACCGTGGGCCACCGGACTGAGGGCATGATGCTGCAGCAACCCGCACAGATCGCCGCACCGCAGCCCGCCGCCCCCGAATTTGCAGCCCCCGAAAACGCCGCGCCCGAGCTCGCCGCGCCGAAACAAGCCGAAGCGGACCTGGCTGCGGCCAACGCCCATCAGCCGCCACCGCTGGCCATGCAGGGTTACTGCCCGGTCGCCGTCTTGGACCAGGGCGAATGGGTCGCCGGCGATCCTCAAAACGGCCTGATTCACTTGGGCCAGCTGTACCTATTCTCATCGCCTGAAGCGATGGACAAGTTCCGCCAGGATCCCGAAGTTTACACCCCGGTGATGAACGGCATGGACGTGGTGCTGTTCTTCGAAGAACGACGGCTCGTCCAGGGCAGCCGTGAATGGGGCGTGACCGACCCAGAGTTCAACCGCATGTTCTTCTTCGCCAACGAAGAGACCATGAACCACTTCAATCGCGAACACGCTCGCTACACCCGCTCGGCCATGGACATCACGCGGCAAGCCGCCATGGAAGCCAACGCGACGAAGCGGTAA
- the rho gene encoding transcription termination factor Rho, which produces MAKKKRTYRGRGGSGGGGNNNSNNGSGPPRSRRRRRGGGGGGGGGGGEGDGGSPIDNDAPLTEGQGILELHPNGYGFLRSADNNYSRERSDPFVPGTMIEKFGLREGVLIQGMVQEARRQQGPRIREITSIDGKAPEEYLDVKDFDSLTAENPDEWLRLEVGRQPITNRVIDLLAPLGKGQRALIVAPPRSGKTVMLQNISQGITQNHPDVKLIVLLIDERPEEVTDMRRNVPGGEVIASSLDMDVESHVRLSQLVIARAKRLAEMGQDVFVLLDSITRLARAFNKWVGRGGRGGATMSGGLDIKAMDIPKKLFATARSFQEGGSLTIVGTALVDTNSRMDEAIFQEFKGTGNMEVVLDRRLADRRVWPSIDISQSGTRREELLHDEETYEAVTMLRRTLSSMHPCDAMEQLTTQLGRFESNEEFIKLISGAKLTN; this is translated from the coding sequence ATGGCTAAGAAAAAACGGACCTATCGGGGCCGCGGCGGTTCAGGCGGCGGCGGGAATAACAATTCCAACAACGGCAGCGGCCCTCCGCGCTCGCGACGACGTCGTCGTGGCGGTGGCGGCGGCGGTGGTGGAGGAGGCGGGGAAGGTGACGGCGGTTCGCCCATCGATAACGATGCCCCGCTGACCGAAGGCCAAGGGATTCTCGAATTGCATCCCAACGGCTACGGCTTCCTCCGCAGCGCCGACAATAACTACTCCCGCGAACGCAGCGATCCCTTTGTGCCGGGCACAATGATCGAAAAATTTGGGCTTCGCGAAGGTGTGCTGATCCAAGGCATGGTCCAGGAGGCTCGCCGCCAACAGGGGCCGCGGATCCGCGAAATCACCTCGATCGACGGCAAAGCCCCCGAGGAATACCTGGATGTCAAAGATTTCGATTCCTTGACCGCGGAAAATCCGGATGAATGGCTGCGACTGGAAGTTGGTCGCCAGCCGATCACCAACCGCGTCATCGACCTGCTGGCGCCGCTGGGCAAGGGCCAACGAGCCCTGATCGTGGCCCCGCCCCGCAGCGGCAAAACCGTGATGCTGCAGAACATCAGCCAAGGCATCACCCAAAACCATCCGGACGTCAAACTGATCGTACTGCTGATCGACGAACGTCCCGAAGAAGTCACCGACATGCGCCGCAACGTGCCCGGCGGCGAAGTCATCGCCAGCAGCCTGGACATGGATGTGGAAAGCCACGTGCGGCTCAGTCAACTGGTGATCGCCCGCGCCAAACGTTTGGCGGAAATGGGTCAAGATGTGTTCGTGCTGCTCGACTCGATCACCCGCCTGGCTCGCGCCTTTAATAAATGGGTCGGCCGCGGCGGACGTGGCGGAGCGACGATGTCCGGCGGTTTGGACATCAAAGCTATGGACATCCCCAAGAAATTGTTCGCCACCGCGCGGTCCTTCCAGGAAGGCGGCTCGTTGACGATCGTCGGTACGGCCTTGGTCGATACCAACAGCCGGATGGACGAAGCGATTTTCCAAGAGTTCAAAGGCACGGGCAACATGGAAGTCGTGCTCGACCGCCGACTGGCCGATCGCCGCGTCTGGCCCTCGATCGATATTTCGCAAAGCGGTACGCGGCGCGAGGAATTGTTGCACGACGAAGAGACCTACGAAGCGGTCACGATGCTGCGGCGAACGCTCAGCTCGATGCATCCCTGCGACGCCATGGAGCAGCTGACGACGCAGCTGGGACGATTCGAAAGCAACGAAGAGTTCATCAAATTGATCAGTGGCGCAAAACTCACAAATTGA
- a CDS encoding tyrosine-type recombinase/integrase gives MAEETGDRELYGWAEFRKRYDAEHLTGLGVRTRTAFSTAANRLEQLCRVETIDELDANAFSRFALRLREEGKSEATIQAYRDHLMAALAWAKKVDLIGSVPNPPALHRVPTGTKSRGRALSREEAEKIALVLPKIVGDAYAKRWAWNLEGLWRSGFRIAETFVFHWEPSPGCHYVDRLDERRPRIVIDAEAEKGFTNRTIPMAPDFVALLRNVPRKQRRGPVFRWTLSRGDSISEKTVSKRISAAGRKAGVITRHLAGGEVQHATAHDFRRSFGARWAPKVMPLILKELMRHHSIETTLKYYVGENADRTADTLWNVEGAVLGDMLDSLFAENQQDEPENAAKHG, from the coding sequence TTGGCCGAGGAGACTGGTGATCGCGAACTGTATGGCTGGGCTGAGTTCCGCAAGCGGTACGATGCCGAGCACCTGACCGGACTCGGTGTCCGCACCCGGACCGCGTTTAGTACTGCGGCCAATCGGCTGGAGCAGCTTTGCCGCGTGGAAACGATCGACGAATTGGACGCGAATGCCTTTTCGCGATTCGCCTTGCGGCTGCGCGAAGAAGGCAAGAGCGAAGCCACGATTCAGGCGTATCGCGATCACCTGATGGCTGCGCTCGCATGGGCCAAGAAAGTGGATTTGATCGGTTCGGTACCGAACCCGCCGGCACTCCATCGCGTGCCGACCGGTACGAAGAGTCGCGGTCGGGCCCTGTCTCGCGAAGAGGCGGAGAAGATCGCTTTGGTGTTGCCGAAGATTGTTGGCGACGCGTATGCCAAGCGATGGGCTTGGAACCTGGAAGGGCTTTGGCGGAGCGGATTTCGCATTGCCGAAACCTTCGTCTTCCACTGGGAGCCATCGCCGGGTTGTCACTACGTGGACCGGCTGGACGAACGGCGGCCGCGAATCGTGATTGATGCGGAGGCCGAAAAGGGGTTTACGAATCGCACGATTCCGATGGCACCCGATTTCGTCGCGTTGCTGCGAAATGTTCCGCGCAAGCAGCGTCGCGGGCCGGTCTTTCGTTGGACGCTCAGTCGTGGCGATTCGATCAGTGAGAAGACGGTCAGCAAGCGGATTAGTGCCGCGGGCAGGAAGGCCGGCGTGATCACAAGGCACCTCGCCGGTGGGGAAGTCCAGCACGCCACGGCTCACGACTTTCGTCGCAGCTTTGGCGCCCGCTGGGCACCCAAGGTGATGCCGTTGATTCTGAAAGAGCTGATGCGTCATCACTCGATCGAGACGACGCTTAAATATTACGTCGGCGAAAACGCCGACCGTACCGCGGACACCCTGTGGAACGTCGAGGGTGCCGTTTTGGGTGACATGCTCGATTCGCTGTTCGCAGAGAACCAACAGGATGAGCCTGAAAACGCGGCAAAACACGGTTAA
- a CDS encoding SHD1 domain-containing protein, with protein sequence MRMQFVCVAPFLVMVLTVCNAQAQVRGIETGSAEAARAIQKHRQRLTDAQRSWEESKKISREFPIPEMPAAQTQCVGLDELKDGQIVCLEYWQLIVRQIVGPTDMIIGIQNPRLPSVWLAGFPSKGFVDDEKVRIVGQVKVDGTKTYETVLGGTKTVRIIRLLTKEELLEHKNQLEREEAEKKKAEHLKQMRTWTSADGAFTVEARFVDYAKGMVTLAKLDETQIVVKASSLSSGDQRFFRAELRARLEAAKAAKEK encoded by the coding sequence ATGAGAATGCAGTTCGTTTGCGTCGCACCCTTCCTGGTAATGGTGCTCACAGTCTGTAACGCCCAAGCACAAGTTCGTGGAATTGAAACCGGTTCAGCTGAGGCCGCTAGAGCTATTCAGAAGCATCGCCAGCGATTGACCGATGCTCAACGATCGTGGGAAGAATCCAAAAAAATTAGTCGCGAATTTCCGATTCCGGAAATGCCTGCAGCGCAAACTCAATGTGTTGGCTTAGATGAACTAAAGGATGGACAAATCGTTTGCCTTGAGTATTGGCAACTGATCGTTCGCCAAATCGTCGGACCCACCGACATGATTATCGGCATTCAAAACCCGAGGTTGCCTTCGGTATGGCTTGCTGGTTTTCCTTCAAAGGGCTTTGTGGACGATGAGAAAGTGCGAATTGTGGGCCAAGTAAAAGTCGACGGTACAAAGACCTATGAAACTGTTCTTGGCGGCACAAAGACGGTTCGCATAATCCGTCTGCTAACCAAAGAAGAGCTGCTGGAACACAAAAATCAACTTGAGCGTGAGGAAGCTGAAAAGAAGAAGGCAGAACATCTCAAGCAGATGCGAACCTGGACGTCGGCAGATGGAGCGTTTACTGTCGAGGCTCGCTTTGTTGATTATGCCAAAGGTATGGTCACACTCGCCAAGTTGGACGAAACACAGATAGTTGTAAAAGCATCTAGCCTTTCGAGCGGGGATCAGCGTTTCTTTCGCGCTGAGCTACGCGCCCGATTGGAAGCTGCGAAGGCTGCCAAAGAAAAGTAG